A single region of the Chitinophaga niabensis genome encodes:
- a CDS encoding TonB-dependent receptor, whose amino-acid sequence MKLTTLLLTVICLNVSATAVSQTVSFSGKNARLKTVFSAIRKQTGYVVFYDNNLIKSAQPVTIAMDHVSIETLLSATLKGQGLSFSITDKTISIRKQPEPLPVQPPAEPPPAAVSGRVTDDKGIPLPGVTILVKGTQTGTTTDEKGEFKFAHVDDHATLVFTYIGFEKQEINLEGKRSLQVKLALADNTALEAIVVVGYGAMKKSDLTGAVSAVQGEDITARKTTQLSQALQGSMPGVMVTRDNNAPGATARIRVRGITTISGAGADPLIILDGVPVDDINSINPNDVESVSVLKDAASASIYGSRAAAGVIVVTSKRSKGNAMSMDYAFEYGIEKPTKLPAYVDVIRYMQMTNELRWNDNGNNANEYPTYPKATVDNYLNLHAQSPDEYPNTDWRGMILHNSAPRQSHILSISGAGKSVRSRVSLGYDKTDALYDNRTYERLTARINNDITINKYLSSSVDINFRRSIVKQPVTDPMYKMGIVPPLYAAMWSDGRVGAGKDGANIYALMKNGGFRDEWYNQIGGRVSVDLTPIEGLKISAIASPFLNYNKKKLFNRKVPYTSFNNPNSISGYIEGATETKLTENRDDSYRYTMQFLANYTKQLGKHNINLLAGYEYFHAFNEDLMAYRGQYILGSYPYLNLGPLEFRDNSGGASENAYRSWFGRIMYNYKDKYLLQANIRYDASSRFARGYRWGSFPSVSAGWVASQEPFMQSTSSWLSFLKVRASWGSLGNERIGNNYPYQAILSFENNSLFYRGNTVTSAQSAAQWQYAIRDISWETTQSYDLGLDVNFLDNRLRFTGDYFKKTTRDMLLELEIPDFIGFDNPDQNTGKMYTTGWELQLGWNDKIGDFTYSATVNVSDFRSRMGDLGGTQFIGDQIKIQGSEFDEWYGYISDGLYQTQDEVDKSAKLNANVKPGDIRYRDISGPAGVPDGKISPEYDRVLLGGSLPRYMYGANLQGGYKNWTLGVVLQGVGHQNSRLTADIVQPLRENYGAFPAILDGNSWSKYNTAEQNLRVKYPRYSNTSAGNNYTMSNYWLMNGGYFRLKNINLSYSVPRWLTEKAHLQDVRVYGAVSDLFSIHNYPKGWDPESSKLGYPITVSYVIGASVKF is encoded by the coding sequence ATGAAGTTAACAACGCTGCTCCTAACCGTAATATGCCTGAATGTAAGTGCCACTGCCGTATCGCAGACGGTGAGTTTCTCCGGTAAGAATGCCAGACTGAAAACGGTCTTTTCTGCTATCAGAAAGCAGACAGGGTATGTAGTATTTTATGATAATAACCTTATCAAAAGCGCGCAACCAGTTACAATAGCAATGGACCATGTGTCCATAGAAACACTGCTGTCCGCCACGCTGAAAGGCCAGGGGCTCAGTTTTTCCATTACAGATAAAACAATCTCTATCAGGAAGCAGCCGGAACCATTGCCTGTGCAGCCACCGGCGGAACCTCCACCGGCAGCTGTGTCAGGACGTGTGACGGACGATAAAGGTATTCCTCTCCCTGGTGTAACCATTCTTGTGAAAGGTACACAGACGGGAACAACAACAGATGAAAAAGGAGAGTTTAAGTTTGCCCATGTGGATGATCATGCCACACTTGTTTTTACCTATATAGGCTTTGAAAAACAGGAGATTAACCTGGAAGGGAAACGCAGCCTGCAGGTAAAGCTTGCCTTAGCAGATAATACAGCACTGGAAGCGATTGTGGTGGTAGGATATGGTGCCATGAAAAAAAGTGACCTTACCGGTGCGGTTTCTGCCGTGCAGGGAGAAGATATCACCGCACGTAAAACCACACAATTATCCCAGGCACTGCAAGGCTCCATGCCTGGTGTGATGGTGACCCGTGATAATAATGCACCCGGAGCAACAGCAAGGATCAGGGTGAGAGGGATCACTACCATTTCAGGTGCCGGCGCCGATCCATTGATCATCCTGGATGGTGTACCGGTGGATGATATCAACTCCATTAACCCTAACGATGTGGAGAGTGTTTCTGTACTGAAAGATGCAGCTTCTGCTTCCATCTATGGTTCCCGCGCAGCGGCAGGTGTGATCGTAGTTACCTCCAAAAGGTCCAAGGGAAATGCCATGAGCATGGACTATGCATTTGAATATGGTATTGAAAAACCCACTAAACTTCCGGCTTATGTTGATGTGATAAGATATATGCAGATGACGAATGAATTACGTTGGAACGATAATGGGAATAATGCAAATGAATATCCTACTTACCCCAAGGCTACAGTGGATAATTATCTGAATTTGCATGCCCAGAGCCCGGATGAATATCCGAATACGGACTGGCGGGGAATGATATTGCATAACAGCGCGCCAAGGCAAAGTCATATCCTCAGCATCAGCGGGGCAGGAAAATCCGTACGGTCGAGGGTTTCGCTGGGTTATGATAAAACAGATGCGTTGTATGATAACCGTACGTATGAACGGCTTACGGCAAGGATCAACAATGATATCACTATTAACAAGTACCTCTCTTCCAGCGTGGATATCAATTTCCGCCGTTCTATTGTGAAACAGCCCGTTACGGATCCTATGTATAAAATGGGTATCGTTCCGCCACTGTATGCAGCGATGTGGTCAGATGGACGTGTAGGTGCTGGTAAGGATGGCGCAAATATCTACGCGCTTATGAAAAATGGCGGTTTCAGAGATGAATGGTATAACCAGATAGGTGGCCGTGTCAGCGTTGATCTTACCCCCATTGAAGGGTTGAAAATTTCGGCTATTGCATCCCCTTTCCTGAATTATAATAAGAAGAAACTGTTCAACAGAAAGGTTCCTTATACCTCTTTTAATAATCCCAATTCCATTTCAGGTTACATAGAAGGGGCTACAGAAACCAAGCTAACGGAAAACAGAGATGACAGCTACCGGTATACCATGCAGTTCCTTGCTAACTATACCAAACAATTGGGTAAGCATAATATTAACCTGCTGGCTGGTTATGAATACTTTCATGCGTTTAATGAAGACCTGATGGCCTACCGCGGCCAGTATATTTTAGGTTCTTATCCTTACCTGAACCTGGGCCCGCTGGAATTCCGGGACAACTCAGGCGGCGCTTCTGAAAATGCTTACCGTTCCTGGTTTGGAAGGATCATGTATAACTACAAAGATAAATACCTGTTGCAGGCTAATATCCGTTACGATGCTTCTTCCCGTTTTGCACGTGGTTACCGCTGGGGATCTTTTCCATCTGTATCTGCAGGATGGGTGGCGTCCCAGGAGCCTTTCATGCAAAGTACTTCCAGCTGGTTGTCTTTCCTGAAAGTGCGTGCTTCCTGGGGATCGCTGGGTAATGAAAGGATTGGTAATAACTATCCTTACCAGGCTATCCTTTCCTTCGAAAATAATTCCCTCTTCTACAGGGGTAATACTGTTACCTCTGCGCAATCAGCCGCGCAATGGCAATATGCTATCCGTGATATTTCCTGGGAAACCACGCAGTCTTACGACCTGGGTTTAGATGTTAATTTCCTGGATAACAGGCTCCGCTTCACAGGTGATTATTTCAAAAAAACGACCAGGGATATGTTGCTTGAGCTGGAAATACCTGATTTCATAGGTTTTGATAATCCTGATCAGAATACAGGTAAAATGTATACAACAGGCTGGGAATTACAGCTGGGATGGAATGATAAAATAGGTGACTTTACTTACAGCGCTACCGTTAACGTATCTGACTTCCGGTCGAGAATGGGAGATCTTGGGGGTACACAATTCATTGGCGACCAGATTAAGATACAGGGCAGTGAATTCGATGAATGGTATGGATATATATCAGATGGATTATATCAGACACAGGATGAAGTAGATAAATCTGCTAAACTGAATGCCAATGTTAAACCAGGAGATATACGCTATCGCGATATCAGCGGCCCTGCCGGCGTGCCGGATGGGAAGATCTCTCCTGAATATGATCGTGTATTATTAGGTGGTTCTCTGCCACGTTACATGTACGGCGCCAATTTGCAGGGGGGGTATAAGAACTGGACCCTGGGTGTGGTGTTGCAGGGAGTGGGGCATCAGAATTCAAGATTAACGGCAGATATCGTACAGCCTTTGCGCGAGAACTACGGCGCATTCCCGGCTATCCTCGATGGAAATAGCTGGAGTAAGTACAACACGGCGGAACAGAACCTTCGTGTGAAGTATCCCCGTTATTCCAATACTTCAGCCGGTAATAACTACACCATGTCTAACTACTGGCTTATGAACGGAGGTTATTTCCGTCTGAAGAATATTAACCTCAGCTATTCGGTGCCTCGCTGGCTGACGGAGAAAGCACATTTACAGGATGTACGGGTATACGGCGCTGTTTCAGATCTGTTCTCTATACATAATTATCCAAAAGGCTGGGATCCGGAATCAAGCAAGCTGGGTTATCCTATCACTGTATCTTATGTAATTGGTGCATCCGTTAAGTTTTAA
- a CDS encoding J domain-containing protein, with translation MHNYYTILGIADFSGAEEIKAAHRRLSKRYHPDLNNGNKLYEERFREIQHAYEQLRDPLTKERHDNRLRYSYAAKNTFIEPEPVVVQPDTAVIKWRRSRGAAIACLILLPLFARVLFSKPWEANARVQETFTVGSEREAVLNAQGKPHWTTKQGSVEMWAYGKSFVIFQDGTVSNYLNLDSNLHISAAASYE, from the coding sequence ATGCATAATTATTATACCATCCTGGGGATAGCAGATTTTTCGGGGGCTGAAGAAATAAAAGCAGCCCACCGCAGGCTCTCTAAAAGATACCATCCGGATCTTAATAACGGCAATAAACTGTATGAGGAAAGATTTAGGGAAATTCAGCATGCCTATGAACAGCTGCGTGATCCATTAACAAAAGAAAGGCATGACAACCGGTTACGCTACTCTTATGCAGCAAAAAATACTTTTATAGAACCAGAACCCGTTGTAGTGCAACCGGATACTGCTGTAATTAAATGGCGACGATCCCGCGGAGCCGCAATTGCCTGTTTAATTCTTCTCCCCCTTTTTGCCCGGGTACTTTTTTCAAAACCCTGGGAAGCGAATGCCCGTGTACAGGAAACATTCACAGTAGGCTCAGAAAGAGAAGCGGTACTCAACGCACAAGGCAAACCTCATTGGACAACTAAACAGGGAAGTGTTGAAATGTGGGCCTACGGCAAAAGTTTTGTGATCTTCCAGGACGGAACAGTAAGCAATTATCTTAACTTAGACAGCAATCTCCACATTTCAGCAGCAGCATCTTATGAATAA
- a CDS encoding RNA polymerase sigma factor, producing the protein MESPFNEKDLLRYAAEGNSTAFATLFSNYKDKLYHFLLRANGSPEMTEDIIQDVFLKLWKDRTSLINIENFGGYLYRMAQNHVINSLKRMATETHIIHELSQKLENACSDVEEHISLQEANRSLHYALNKLTPKQKLVYTLSRDKGLRHDEIARSLNISPSTVNNHLIEALRIIRRQLRATPDTFTVLVYCLLFLS; encoded by the coding sequence ATGGAGTCTCCATTCAATGAAAAGGACCTGTTACGGTATGCTGCAGAAGGTAATTCCACGGCATTCGCCACGCTTTTTTCCAACTATAAAGATAAGCTGTATCATTTCCTCCTGCGGGCCAACGGCTCCCCTGAAATGACGGAAGACATCATCCAGGACGTATTCCTGAAACTGTGGAAAGACCGTACCAGCTTGATAAACATAGAGAATTTTGGCGGTTACCTTTACCGTATGGCGCAGAATCATGTGATCAATTCCCTGAAGCGCATGGCCACGGAAACACATATTATCCACGAGTTGAGCCAGAAACTGGAAAATGCCTGCTCCGATGTGGAAGAGCATATTTCCCTGCAGGAGGCGAACAGGAGCCTGCACTATGCACTTAATAAACTTACGCCCAAACAGAAACTGGTATATACCCTCAGCCGGGATAAAGGGCTCCGGCACGATGAGATAGCCAGGTCCCTCAATATTTCCCCTTCCACCGTCAATAATCACCTGATAGAAGCCCTTCGTATTATCCGCAGGCAATTACGGGCCACGCCGGATACCTTTACCGTATTGGTTTATTGCCTCCTTTTCCTTTCCTGA
- a CDS encoding FecR family protein, with amino-acid sequence MLRERMQYLLDRYFQGICTEEEKQELARGINDLKDDELLKQLVGNSWERFQPTELMPVAVSERIQAAVFPVEEKVRPVWSRKWMAVAASLLLIVSAGLFFIKKPGQLQQKARMAEHTRYKNEVPAGGNKALLTLGDGTVIELDSAANGLLTQQGNARIIKLPNGQLAYEMNDAGSGEVMFNTMRTPRGGEYRLQLPDGSKVWLNAASSITYPNVFTGDTRSVEITGEAYFEVAKDAARPFKVQAGNMKVEVLGTHFNINAYPGEPVIRTTLLEGAVRIQDAIMKPGQQASLAATGQFRVEDDVETDEVMAWKNGFFQFNDADMPTVMRQLENWYDITVTYEGRVPQRSFGGAIQRSLPLSKVLDILEENNVRFKIEGRNITVMK; translated from the coding sequence ATGTTGCGAGAACGAATGCAATACCTGCTGGACAGGTATTTTCAAGGTATCTGTACAGAAGAGGAAAAACAGGAACTGGCGCGCGGGATCAACGATCTAAAAGATGATGAGCTGTTAAAACAGCTGGTTGGGAATTCATGGGAACGGTTCCAGCCAACGGAACTGATGCCTGTGGCTGTATCCGAACGGATCCAGGCCGCAGTATTTCCCGTAGAAGAAAAAGTACGGCCTGTATGGTCCAGGAAATGGATGGCGGTTGCGGCATCACTATTATTGATTGTGAGCGCAGGTTTATTTTTTATTAAAAAGCCCGGTCAGCTTCAGCAAAAAGCCCGGATGGCAGAACATACCCGGTATAAAAATGAGGTACCGGCAGGAGGGAATAAAGCTTTGCTCACATTGGGAGATGGTACCGTTATTGAACTGGACAGTGCTGCCAATGGGTTGTTGACGCAACAGGGGAATGCCCGGATCATCAAATTGCCGAATGGCCAACTGGCTTATGAAATGAATGATGCTGGGTCTGGTGAAGTGATGTTTAATACCATGCGCACACCACGTGGGGGGGAATACCGGCTGCAGTTACCGGATGGTTCAAAAGTATGGTTGAATGCAGCTTCATCTATTACTTATCCTAATGTGTTCACAGGAGATACCCGGTCTGTAGAGATCACAGGAGAGGCCTATTTTGAAGTAGCGAAGGATGCTGCCAGGCCTTTTAAAGTACAGGCGGGCAATATGAAAGTGGAGGTGCTGGGCACACATTTTAATATCAATGCTTATCCCGGAGAGCCGGTTATCAGAACCACCCTGCTGGAAGGGGCTGTGCGGATACAGGATGCCATCATGAAACCAGGGCAGCAGGCCAGCCTGGCTGCAACCGGTCAGTTCCGGGTGGAGGATGATGTGGAAACAGATGAAGTAATGGCCTGGAAGAATGGCTTTTTCCAGTTCAATGATGCAGATATGCCTACGGTGATGCGGCAACTTGAGAACTGGTACGACATTACCGTGACCTATGAAGGCCGCGTGCCGCAAAGGAGCTTTGGTGGCGCTATACAGCGTTCTTTACCCTTATCTAAGGTATTGGACATCCTTGAGGAGAATAATGTACGTTTTAAAATAGAAGGAAGAAATATAACCGTTATGAAATAG
- a CDS encoding DMT family transporter: MNKTTRGIITIVFVMFIWGSSFTVTKMVVTKAPPLTSAVIRNIIACLVLLPFYLSRRRKVQQTLPYPKLALMGVVGTTVYYLFFNIGMKYIAASTGALIEGLVPVAIAVPAALILKEQLNKRTIAGILLSVTGVILVGFVGSAQKSSNALLGSTMIVGAVCLWSTYTLLSRSLKNADTILVTTVSMFIGTVLSIPLALIEISNNGWPDISLKAWLGIIYLGVFASAVAYFLYNRALESLPAAQVGNFLNLIPVIGAIIAFIFLKDTFTWLQMAGGILVLAGIWLSSKRTQSQVSRKKKIQ, from the coding sequence ATGAATAAAACTACCCGGGGAATTATTACCATTGTTTTCGTGATGTTCATCTGGGGCAGCTCCTTCACGGTGACCAAAATGGTGGTAACTAAAGCACCGCCGCTTACCTCAGCGGTCATACGAAATATCATTGCCTGCCTGGTACTCCTTCCTTTTTATCTCTCAAGAAGAAGAAAAGTACAGCAAACTTTACCCTATCCCAAACTGGCATTAATGGGAGTAGTTGGCACCACTGTCTATTATTTATTCTTCAACATAGGAATGAAATACATAGCCGCATCTACCGGTGCACTGATAGAAGGTCTCGTTCCTGTAGCCATTGCCGTGCCCGCTGCATTGATCCTAAAAGAACAATTAAACAAAAGGACCATCGCCGGTATTTTGCTTTCTGTAACAGGTGTTATACTGGTTGGCTTTGTGGGCAGCGCGCAAAAATCATCCAATGCATTGCTGGGCAGTACCATGATAGTTGGTGCCGTTTGTTTATGGAGTACCTACACCTTACTGTCCAGGAGCCTTAAAAATGCGGATACAATACTTGTCACAACGGTTAGTATGTTTATCGGTACCGTTCTCTCCATACCACTTGCGTTAATAGAGATCAGCAATAACGGATGGCCGGATATTTCACTCAAAGCCTGGCTGGGCATTATCTACCTGGGTGTTTTTGCATCTGCGGTGGCCTACTTTCTCTATAACAGAGCATTGGAAAGTTTGCCTGCAGCTCAGGTAGGCAACTTCCTGAACCTGATACCGGTAATAGGTGCTATCATTGCTTTTATCTTTCTGAAAGATACATTCACCTGGTTGCAGATGGCAGGTGGTATATTAGTTCTGGCAGGTATCTGGCTGAGCAGCAAACGAACTCAATCCCAGGTTTCGAGGAAAAAGAAAATCCAATAG
- a CDS encoding DUF4082 domain-containing protein has protein sequence MKILSLVLLTALVATGCSKMKDRDTVKADGVLATLNDEGGTYNVFTSQTPSTTDTDGPYEMGMKFRSSESGTITQIRYYKYSGENGTHTGRLWSAAGTQLASVTFTGETASGWQTATLSTPYSISANTTYVVSVNSNARYGATNGGLASAVTNGPLSTVVGSNGVYGTTLGAFPTSSYNNSNYFRDITFVSSGTGDVTAPTTPTSVTSSDITGYGVDLSWTASTDNVNVTGYNVYNDTVLIAAVTGTWANIYGLTPSTAYSIKVKAKDAAGNLSAASTALSVTTGAASSGLRGWQIDSTNSGLTGVGVNKNSLPLHTGAIAAGSTISMKKLVDPNLSAGNIIIDRCWIVTTGSGSWAVGSDNGAVLIKDSRIEGTGTPGKYFTAPYQAPTNKAVTLLRTEITDQGGGFLLNGPSIVRNCFIHNMPGYGNPATTGNHVDGGTRRAGTAQLNVIDNQIDIRSAGGNGSSAFFIQPLWGFIDNILLRGNLFGGGGYTVYGENHSGNTYGSHLYADNNRFYTGPGYAYAAMPSGPGFGSWTNNYVNNPANTDNKGTAISNP, from the coding sequence ATGAAAATCCTAAGTTTAGTTTTGCTGACTGCACTCGTGGCCACAGGTTGTTCAAAAATGAAAGACCGTGATACCGTTAAGGCAGATGGCGTTCTTGCAACATTGAATGATGAGGGGGGGACATATAACGTGTTCACCTCTCAAACCCCTTCCACAACAGATACCGATGGCCCTTATGAAATGGGTATGAAATTCCGGTCCTCAGAATCCGGAACCATTACACAGATCCGTTATTATAAATATAGCGGAGAGAATGGTACACATACCGGCCGTTTGTGGTCTGCAGCCGGTACACAGCTGGCGAGTGTAACCTTTACAGGAGAAACGGCTTCCGGCTGGCAAACGGCAACACTGAGCACGCCCTATAGCATTTCTGCCAATACTACCTATGTGGTATCGGTTAACTCCAATGCAAGATATGGCGCTACTAACGGAGGTTTGGCATCAGCTGTTACCAATGGCCCTTTAAGTACGGTTGTTGGTTCCAATGGTGTTTATGGTACAACATTAGGTGCGTTCCCAACCAGCTCATATAATAATTCCAACTACTTCCGTGATATTACTTTTGTGAGTAGTGGAACCGGAGATGTTACAGCGCCAACTACCCCGACTTCTGTTACGTCCTCTGATATTACAGGATATGGTGTTGACCTTAGCTGGACAGCTTCCACTGACAATGTTAATGTTACAGGATACAATGTATACAACGATACGGTATTGATCGCTGCTGTTACTGGTACCTGGGCTAATATTTATGGATTGACCCCGTCTACTGCCTATAGCATCAAAGTAAAAGCAAAAGATGCGGCAGGTAATCTTTCTGCTGCAAGCACTGCGCTCAGCGTAACTACAGGTGCGGCCAGCAGTGGTTTGCGTGGCTGGCAGATCGATTCTACCAATTCCGGATTAACCGGTGTTGGTGTAAATAAGAACAGCCTGCCGTTGCATACCGGCGCTATTGCAGCAGGTTCCACCATCAGTATGAAAAAACTGGTAGATCCCAACCTGAGTGCCGGTAATATCATTATTGACAGATGCTGGATCGTTACCACAGGAAGTGGTTCCTGGGCTGTGGGTTCTGATAATGGCGCCGTATTGATCAAAGATTCACGGATAGAAGGAACTGGTACCCCGGGTAAATATTTTACAGCGCCATACCAGGCTCCTACTAATAAAGCGGTGACTTTATTAAGAACAGAAATTACAGACCAGGGAGGTGGATTCCTGCTAAATGGCCCCAGCATTGTAAGGAACTGTTTTATTCATAACATGCCTGGTTATGGTAACCCTGCTACAACAGGTAATCATGTTGACGGTGGAACAAGGCGTGCCGGTACAGCACAACTGAACGTAATAGATAACCAGATAGATATACGTTCTGCCGGTGGCAATGGTTCCTCTGCATTCTTTATTCAACCACTATGGGGCTTTATAGACAATATCCTGTTACGCGGTAACCTATTTGGCGGCGGAGGATATACTGTATATGGGGAAAACCACAGCGGCAATACTTATGGCTCCCATCTTTATGCAGATAACAACAGGTTCTACACCGGCCCCGGGTATGCTTATGCAGCGATGCCAAGCGGGCCAGGGTTTGGATCATGGACCAATAACTATGTAAATAATCCTGCAAATACAGATAATAAAGGAACTGCCATCAGTAATCCATAA
- a CDS encoding DUF4082 domain-containing protein, with amino-acid sequence MRVLFLFLLAGCLTTSCNKLKDRERVKPDLLATMDEEDEFYNIFTSQTPAVSGNDGPYELGTKFKVTSLGQITQIRYYKTTGETGTHTGRIWSAGGTVLASVTFTGETASGWQTATLSTPYVTTANTVYVVTVNSNTEYGATANGLENVVTNGPLSTIVGANGVFGSTLGAFPTGTYHSTNYFRDVTFEVLPDISAPTTPDSVTITENYAYGLDLSWKPSTDNDAVTGYNVYNDTVLLASVYGTWANIYGLTPSTAYSIKVRARDAAGNLSVASTAINITSGSTSSGLRGWQIDSTNAGLRGKGIDKLTLPLYTGGRIPRGSTISMKKIVNLDVSEGNIIIDRCWIVSEASNGWPVGSTEGAVLIKDSHIEGSGGLGSYAAHPQQTPLDKDVTFLRVEVSIQGGGFSFGGASIVRNCLINNLPGDGGDPGGAGNHVDGGTRRIGTAQLNVIDNHIDVRSAGNNATGAFMIQPTYGFIDNILLRGNLFGGGGYVISAGNYTPDGGPTRYYGDHIYIDNNRFYSGPAYGYISTQGAALGGWTNNYVNNPANTGNMGTVITYP; translated from the coding sequence ATGAGAGTTCTGTTTCTATTTTTATTGGCTGGTTGCCTGACAACCAGTTGTAACAAACTGAAAGACCGCGAAAGGGTGAAGCCGGATCTTCTTGCCACCATGGATGAGGAAGATGAGTTCTATAACATATTCACTTCGCAAACGCCTGCCGTATCAGGTAACGACGGCCCCTACGAGTTGGGTACGAAATTCAAGGTCACCAGCCTTGGGCAGATCACACAGATCCGTTATTACAAGACCACAGGAGAAACCGGTACCCACACTGGACGCATATGGTCTGCCGGAGGCACAGTGCTGGCCAGTGTAACCTTTACGGGAGAAACAGCTTCAGGCTGGCAAACCGCAACGCTGAGCACACCCTATGTAACTACGGCGAACACAGTGTATGTAGTAACAGTTAACTCTAACACGGAATACGGTGCTACTGCCAATGGATTGGAAAACGTTGTGACCAATGGACCATTAAGTACGATTGTTGGAGCCAATGGTGTTTTTGGCTCAACCTTAGGAGCGTTTCCTACAGGCACATATCATAGCACCAATTACTTCCGTGATGTTACTTTTGAGGTACTCCCGGATATCAGTGCTCCAACTACTCCCGATTCTGTTACCATTACTGAAAATTATGCCTATGGTCTTGATCTGAGCTGGAAACCTTCTACGGATAACGATGCTGTTACCGGGTACAATGTGTACAACGACACGGTATTACTCGCTTCCGTTTACGGTACCTGGGCTAATATTTATGGATTGACCCCTTCTACCGCCTATAGTATCAAAGTAAGAGCGAGAGATGCAGCAGGCAACCTTTCTGTTGCAAGTACTGCGATCAACATTACTTCAGGCTCAACCAGCAGTGGCTTACGTGGCTGGCAGATAGATTCCACCAATGCAGGATTAAGAGGTAAGGGTATAGATAAGTTAACGCTTCCGCTGTATACCGGGGGGCGTATACCAAGAGGTTCAACCATCAGCATGAAGAAAATAGTAAACCTGGATGTGAGTGAGGGTAATATTATTATTGACAGATGCTGGATCGTTTCTGAAGCCAGTAATGGATGGCCTGTTGGTTCAACGGAGGGTGCAGTGCTGATCAAAGATTCGCATATTGAAGGATCTGGTGGTCTTGGCAGCTATGCGGCACATCCGCAGCAAACTCCACTGGATAAAGACGTGACCTTTTTAAGAGTAGAGGTATCGATCCAGGGAGGAGGATTTTCATTTGGCGGCGCTTCCATTGTGAGAAATTGTCTAATTAATAATCTGCCGGGGGATGGCGGAGATCCAGGAGGTGCAGGCAATCACGTTGACGGAGGTACAAGGCGTATTGGTACTGCTCAATTAAATGTAATAGATAACCACATTGATGTGCGTAGTGCAGGCAACAATGCTACCGGTGCATTCATGATTCAACCAACGTATGGTTTTATTGACAATATCCTGTTGCGTGGTAACCTTTTTGGCGGCGGTGGATATGTTATATCCGCAGGAAACTATACGCCTGATGGAGGCCCTACCCGCTATTATGGTGATCACATTTATATAGATAACAACAGGTTCTATTCCGGGCCGGCATATGGGTACATTTCAACGCAGGGCGCTGCATTGGGAGGATGGACAAATAACTACGTAAATAATCCCGCAAATACGGGTAATATGGGTACAGTTATCACATATCCGTAA
- a CDS encoding RNA polymerase sigma factor has translation MPHVLNNESELLRMLASGDQHAYKAIFEHYWDPVYSTALLLTKSPDLAEDIAQDIFTMVWEKRSGMGGVEKFEGFLFVAARNMIYTRLRKLASGDAYRQHILHFFREQDETWANGRAEFKELESTILEAIQQLPPQQQKAFKLSRFEGMRHEDIAVTMGVSRITIKSYIVQAIATLRKTLDNHPSGVLITYWIFFFLETWD, from the coding sequence ATGCCTCATGTTCTAAATAATGAAAGTGAATTGTTACGTATGCTCGCTTCCGGCGATCAGCATGCATACAAGGCTATATTTGAACATTACTGGGACCCTGTTTACTCCACAGCATTGCTGCTTACCAAATCCCCTGATCTTGCAGAAGACATTGCACAGGATATATTTACGATGGTTTGGGAAAAACGTTCCGGCATGGGCGGGGTGGAGAAGTTTGAAGGTTTCTTATTCGTAGCAGCGAGGAATATGATCTATACCCGCCTTCGTAAACTGGCTTCAGGAGATGCATACAGGCAGCACATCCTGCATTTTTTCCGGGAGCAGGATGAAACATGGGCTAACGGGAGAGCGGAGTTCAAAGAACTGGAGTCTACCATCCTGGAGGCCATACAGCAATTACCTCCCCAGCAGCAGAAAGCTTTTAAATTAAGCCGCTTCGAAGGCATGCGGCATGAAGATATTGCTGTAACTATGGGCGTTTCCAGGATCACCATTAAAAGTTACATCGTACAGGCCATTGCCACACTTCGTAAAACTTTGGACAATCATCCCTCCGGTGTGCTTATTACCTATTGGATTTTCTTTTTCCTCGAAACCTGGGATTGA